AGTGCGATTACTTTACTTGAAACTAAGCATGATGCAAAAATACAATCAGGTCTATTTGGACTTATAAACGAATTAGACACTGCTTTAAAAGTTGGCTTCTTATTGGGAGACAGAGTAGTTCTAACAGATTATTTATTTGAACGGCTTCTTCTCAAGAAAGAGCCAAGCAAAATAAATCTTGAGCATTTGGGAGTAATTGCAAGTTCATTGGTTAACGCACTTCCATTAGCCAAAATGGGCAGAATTGTAATAATTCCAAATCCTTTTGATTGGAATCCTGAATCAAAAAAAATTATAAGTGAAGTGGCTAGTAAGACAGATATATCTATTGACTTGATGAGTTTGCTAAACATGTTATCAATAACAAAAAAATGCCAACTACATCCATACACTATTGCCGAATCTCAAACAGCTTATTCATCAATAATAAACTCCCAAATTGAAAATGTTGATGCTATTGGCAATGATGGTGGTGCTTACGCTTATGCTGGGGTTTTAGGAGCTTTACTTTCAGAAAAATTACTGAATGAGACAGAACTAAAAGTTTCGTTAGATATTCCTTTGAGTAAGTATTTTGAAATTGTATCAGCCAACGAAGATTTCTATTCAAAGTATTTATCTCATATCACTTCTGGCGGCTCGCTAAATGCTCAAAACAACATTGAAAATTTACGAAACAGTTTGCTGAAGGAAATTGAAGAGAAAAATAAAATCAAAATTCCGTCAATTGCTAAAGCTGCAACAGTAATTACTGGTATAGGCAGTGGAACAATTGCGTTAGCATGTGCTATGACGGTTGTTGCTGCTCCACTGCAAATTTTTGGAGCAGCTTTAGCCCTCTCTGCAACTTTAACAGGAATAGTAAATAGCGAAGACAAAGAGGAGCAACCAATAATTAGTTTATTCCACAAACTTTATGATGCTGGACGAGAAACGACACAACGTCGAACGGAATTAAGAATAGCCGATAAGGCGCACTAAAGTAAATAGCGGGGAAAATAGCATTCGCTTACAATCTATGGATACAGTTATGTGGCAAAATAGTCACGAAATGAAAAGGTATTCAATAATGAATTATAGAATGGGTAATACTCATGTTTCCAATTTACCTTATTTATTTTATCCAGTTGTTAGATTTTGAGAAATAATTTGTTCTTGCCTATTGGGAATCATGAAAGTAAACTAATCTTACCAAGCGCCCGATAACACTTGTCTCTTTTGGGTTGTTAATACATCTTCCTGTTACCTGTGATTGCAGAATTTTTTAGTTTAGTTTTAGATATATAGTTTGATACTGAAATAATCATCGCAATAGCGTTAACAAACATAACTAATTAATATAATCGTTATTCATTTAAATAATGAATAGGTCATATGTGCAGATGATTAGTATTTGATTAAGTAAAGTAATAAATACAAAGTGGAGGTAATCCAATAAGGGGTTATTGTTATGGAAGGTAAACCAGTTGATATAGCCATATCGTTTGCTTCTGCAGATAAAGATGTTGCAGAAAAGATACATTCTGAATTGGAGAATTTAGGCATTAACTGTTTTCGGTATAATACTACCCGAGAACTATCGCAAGATATTGGATATGATTTAGAAGAGTATCTATCAAACATATTTTTTCGGGAAGCTAGCTATTGTTTGATGATTATAAGCAAGGATTACTCACAAAGTTTCTGGACAGGATTGGAAATTGATTTATCGGTTCTCCGTGAATTTATGGATGACAATCAAGGATATATTATTCCTCTATTGATTGATGATACTATAATTGAGGGTATAACTGACAGGATAAAATGCCTCAATTTTTCAGAATACAATAATAATTTTAAAAGTATTGCTGAGGCAATCATTGCTAATTCTATCCATAATCAACAGTCGGATGAACGTAAATCTCCTCCAGAGATAAATCCTCAACTGTACAAAACAATAATTGAGAAAATGAGTAAGGATGATTTTGAATGGTTGTGTATAAATCACCTTTTCGAAAACCAATATGGACTTGCTCCCAACTTCCGTGAAAGTGGAATTGCTGGTAAGGGACCTAATGATGAAAAATATTTCGCAGAATTTACAGTAAAAAAAAGAGGATTAAAGGTTGAATTTAAAAACAGTTTAATTAATAGAATAAGAGCACAGCAAGCGTTAGGTGATACTACCAAAAAGAGACTTTTCAATGAAATACTATTTTATTCGCCCAAACCAATATTTAAAAATAAAGAAGAAAAAAATGCTTATGTGAAAGAGCAATTAATGCCAAAGATAATAGAAATCAATCAAGATTATGAAAGTTCTACTCCAATAATCCATACCTTTTCCCACGAAGAAATTATAAAGGAGATTAGTGCAGAAAAATTATCATCGACCAAATATTTTTTAGATAGCAAAATGAATGAAGAGATTGTCAAAATAAATGGTTTTAATGAAATAGAATATTTTGACAGTGAGAATGATTATGTGACTCTAACAGAGGAAGAGTTCTATAGGAAGCTCCATGATTATCATGAGTTACTTCCCCAAGAAACACGTTACCCGCTATTAAAGGAGATATTGGAAAATATTTGGAGCTCTGTTTACGATGATCATAGTTTTGCTCTTAAATTACTTTTAGAAATAAATGATGAAGAAATTAATTCGGTTACTATTAAAAGATTGTTGCTCCCAATATGTAAAATGTCAATCCGTAATCCTCTGAACACTGAAGATTTAATCAATTATTTTGAATTAATAAGAGATGAAAAGATATCAGGAAAGTTAAAACATAAGTTTGGATTAAGCCGCGTTTTAAAGCAGTTAATTTATACACGCGATCCAGTACTGAATTCGGTTAAAATAACAGAAAAACTTAATCAAATAGTAATTCTTAATGTTCAATATTTTATAAAACTTTTTGAAGACCTCTTCCTTAGATATAGCGTTGGATTCATAGATATTCCGGATAACTTTATCAACCTTTTAAAGGAAGTTGACGTATTATACAATGAACGTTTTGCTGGTTCGGTTCTCAGTAATTTAAAAAACTATATATTTAATCCTATCAAATGTAGTGAATCTATAAAACAAGATGAATTTGTTGACTATCTACAAAAAACTATAAAAAGATGTGAAGATGTTATTGACTTGCGTTGGTGTATTTCATGTCTATTAAGAATTCTACCATTATACGAAAGAGACGAAGAGGAAGTAGAATATGCCGATATAGTAGAATCCTTATTGGAAAATGTAAATCATGATTTATTCGTGAAATCAAAATACGCACAGGAAGTCTTCTTAACCAGTCTACTTAGATCATATTATAGAATAAAAAAATTGTCATATCTAAAAAAATACGAAAAAAAATTCCTCTTATATAATGAGAACTTATTACCTGAGCAAAAGCATTATTTACAATTAGAATATGCCGCAAGTTTGTATGATTGCTTTAATTTTATGAAAAGTAGTCAGTTAAGAGATTTACGATTCAGTCAACTCATAGAGTTGGGTGAAGATCCATCAAAGCAAAAGTTATTGTCAAATAAGTTGATCGACAAAAAAGAATTAGTTGATATCGACTCCTTGGATAGCAGTAAGGTTTTTGTTTGGTTATTATTGTATATTAGTAAAGTATTTGGTAAACAAGCATCATCAAATATTAAATCAAATCATTTAAACGTTTTAAAGTATAGCATTTCAACAAATACTCCTAGTGTAAGAACACAATTACCAAACTACATAGGTGTTTCTTTTAAAAAACATAAAGAGCTCGAAGCTGATTTGTCTAATAGCTACTTCGCGAAGTCAACCAGAGTCTTTAAGTATATAAATAAAAACGATTATTGGAATACTATCCATAGATATATTAATAAAGCAATCGAAGGTAATGATTACGACATAATTAGAAATGCTAAATCTATTGGAAATGCAATTTACGGATTGTTCTATTATTCTGATATCGATAAGAACTATTTAAATGAATTAATAAGTAAATATAAGGAAAAATCAATTATTGAAGATAAAAAACCAAAACTTCATTGGGCCTACTATGCAGGGATTTTGTATCAAAATGCCTCGACTAATACGGAATATAAATTTCTCGATAAATTGTGGTATTATGAAAATTTGATCGCGAGGCAAACTTATGCCTTAGTGTTGATTAGGGATAAGGAGTATGCCCCCACTTTTCCTGAAAAAGTTCACACGGAAATTAAAAATTGGAAAAAATATAGTATTTTTGCTAAGGTTTTAAATGAGGAATTAATAAATCCAGAAATATGGAATATAATGGCTACAACAGTTTTTAATCATAGAGATGAAGGAAGTCCAATAATGCTAAGAAAATCTGCCTATTTCTATTCACTTGCGAAATGTTTTACAAGAAGCATGAAGGTTCATAGCCAGAAATACTGTTATAATTTTATTAATTGTCAATCGATGGTCTACAAATATTCTAATGAACGACCTTCGGACTTTTTTATAAAGGATGTTGCAGCATATTTGGAAAAACCAACATCAAAATATTTTTCTCACATAAAAGCCTGTACTGAAGAGTATTTTAAACTTTTATCAACATATTGGAATAACTTTGAAAAGGAAACGAAATTAAGTGTACGGGAAAAACTTTCTCATGGTTGGATAAAAGAATATTTGCCGAGAAATCTGCAAACAAAGATAAGTACAAGCTAATTATTTATGACAACTGAATACAAAAAGATACCGATTCAAATAAATATTGGTATCACCGGGCATAGAAACCTTGATGATATAGGTTGGATAAATTCACATTTGGAATATTTTTGTAAAGACCTAATACAACAACTTCAGGGAGAAGATAGTTTTAAGGATATTTTAACAGTGTATTCCGCACTTGCAGATGGTGCAGACCAAATTGTCGCCGAAAATCTGATAAAAAACCTGGACGCAAATTTAAACGCTATCCTACCAATGGATAAAACTGAATACAAAAAGGAATTCCAATCAAAAAAGGCTCAACTGAATTTTGAAAAATTAATCAAAATTTCAAGTCGAATTATTGTGGAAGGAGATAGTACCGAAAGGGAAGAAGCATTTTTAAAATCGGGAAAATTTATTGTAAATAATTGTGATATACTAATTGCTTTGTGGGATGGAAAACCTGCTAATGGTAAGGGAGGAACTGCAGAAATTGTAAGTTATGCGAATGAGGTTGATAAGCCAATATTCTGGGTAAACACCCAAGATTATTCTGCTAAGTACCTTAATTCTAGCCGGCAATTCTTTGAGGTATTAAAAAAAGTAAATGAATTCAATTCTGAACGCATACACAAAAAAAAATTGAAAAAAGAAGTTGAAAATTATAAGAAGTTTGTAACAAAAAAATTAAATGAACTTGGTCCTACTCAGGATGGATGGAATGAATATTTAAGAGATATATCGCCGATATTAGTCAAATCTAATATGCTCTCAACAAAGTACCATAATTTATACTATGCTGCTGGTACTTCTATATATTTATTGTCAACTTTTGCGATCTTAATTGCATCTCTACAGATTATATTTTTCCCTGCATTTGTTGAGATAATCAGTATCGAGGTAATATCAATAATATTATTAATCGTAGTTTACTGGCTAAGCAGGAAATTTAATTGGCATCATAAATGGCTATCTTATAGATCATTAACGGAAAATTTGCGAATATTTCTTTTTTTAAAACTGATTGGTAAAAACGTACCAACCATTATAACTAGATCTGATTTTATCTTAGTTAATGATAGAGTTAACCATAATTTTATAAAATATTTAGATTCTATTATAAATAAGTCGAAGGTGTCTTTGCCGCTTAATAAAACAAAAAATATTCTATCAAATTTAATAATTAGCGAACAAATAAATTATCATAGAAAAAAAATGAGTAGTGCAAGGTTGAAGGAAAAATTATTTTCTCGTATAGGTGTAACACTTTTTATTCTTACCTTGTTTTCAGCATTAATGCACCTTATTCACCTACATGGAGAATTTATTAATAAATTGTTTGCTGCGTTTACTATTGGATTCCCTACAATTGGAGCTGCTTTAACAGCAATTAAAAACCAAAGAGAATATAAAAGAGATTTACAGCGTTCCGAGAAGATGATCGAAAAGTTAGCACAAAGCAGCGAACAATTAAAAGATGTAAATACCTTATCCGAATTGGATAATTACTTGTTTAATTTACAAGAAATTTTACTGTCCGAACAGAGAAATTGGAGGTTTATCTATAAATATCATGAGTTAGAAACAGCTGCATAGAAAAATTTAAAGTAATAGATATGAGAAGATTATTTAGAGTAAAATGTATTCTTGTTATGAACCACATTTTTTAGTATAAAATCATTTCTTGTCTTCTCATAAAAAGATTTTATTATCTTTTATATCAAGCCCCCAAATTTAATGTTGGCGGGCTTTTTTTAATAATATGCATTATCATAATAATCAAACTTATTCCTTTACAATTGGAATAAATTGCCTTAAATAAATCTCTATCTTTTTAGGTTTTGTTGGCCCGTTAGTAAATCCAAAATTGGATACGTCTTTCATGAATATATTTGATATTCATAGCCAGATTATTGGTGAGTACAAGGACTTTGTAAAAGGTTTTATAAATATTAAGGATGAGAAGATACAGGCGAAGGTTGACGAAGAGCTTGAAGGCGGCAAATTATGGCCAGATCCTCTCATTCAATTCAATCCCTCCTACAAAACAGGTGCAACAGTAAAATCTCTCTGTGATGAGGGAATGCTTCATCCTGAGTTAAACAATATTTTTACCGGCTATGAACTCTATAAACATCAGGTTCAGGCTTTAAAACTTGGTACTGCAGATAAGGGATTCATTGTAACTTCAGGTACTGGCTCAGGAAAGTCTCTAACCTATCTGGGGACAATATTTAATTATATCCTATCTAATCCATCTCAAACAGGGATAAAGGCGATAATCGTCTATCCCATGAATGCGCTAATTAATTCGCAATTTGAGGAAATAAAAAAGTATAAAAAAAATTATGAGGAGAGGACAAATAAGTCATTCCCGATAACATTTGGACGTTATACAGGGCAGGAAGGGCAGGAAGAGCGAACCCGTATTAAAGAAGACCAGCCTCACATCCTACTCACTAATTATATGATGATGGAACTAATTCTGACTCGTAATAGCGAGAGAGTTCTCCGGAAGCGATTTCAAGACACAATCAAGTATTTGGTGTTTGATGAATTGCATACGTACCGGGGGCGCCAAGGTTCTGATGTGGCTATGCAAATCCGAAGAATACAGAATCATGCAAAAAACAAACTGATCTGTATTGGAACCTCAGCGACTATGGCGTCCGGTGAGACATCGCTGGAGGAGCGAAGGATTTCAATTGCTGAAGTAGGCAGCAAAATTTTTGGTGCGGATTATACCAAGGAAGATATAATCGATGAAGAATTTGAACTATCCTTTAATCCGTTACCGCAAAACAACCCAGAGAAAGTTTCCAGATTAAAAGAAGCGCTGGAGAAAGACATAGATGCCTCTGCTGGAGAATCAAAATTAAAGATGCACCCACTTGGCTCCTGGCTGGAAAGTGATATCGGTTTAGTCGAACGCGAAAACAAGTTAGTACGTCGTGAACCCAGAACCTTACCCGAAATTGTTGGGGAACTCGCTGCACTGACCTCAACTAGTGAAAAGAGAGTGCAAAACCAACTTAAGGTCTTATTAGAGTGGGCCGAACGAATTAATGTTGAAAATAAAGAGAAGGGTGAGCGACAAACGTGGCTCCCATACAAACTGCACCAATTTCTTCTACAAACCGGCTCCGTTCATGTGACGATGAAGCCCCCGAAAGAACGTGATTCAGAGGAAGATATTCAACTTGATGCAGGATATTATCTTCAGAAGGACGAGGGGGAAACAATTCCTTTATTCCCCATCGTATTTAGTCGAATCTCTGGACATGAATTCCTATGTGTTCAGATGGCTGATAGTAAAACTCGGTTATTGCCAAGAATGTTTGATGAGCATACTACGGAGGAAGATGAAGAACAGGATCGATTGAGTGGTTACATATTATTTGACCATGAAAACAGTGTTTGGGGAAATGAATACCTCTCAGAATTACCAGCCTCTTGGTTCAAAAAGAGCGGAGAGTTGAAAAAGTCGCATGAGAACAAGGTCCCCAAGCCCATATGGGTTGATGAGCAAGGGAATTTTTCTTTCGATAACACGGATGGATATCAAAGGGCGTGGTTTATACAATCACCCTTACCATTTGATCCTACTTCCGGGATATTTTTTAGTGGTAACACAAATGAATATACCAAACTCACTAAATTAGGTAGTGAAGCCAGAAGTACGGCAACCTCTGTCATTTCACAAGCCACGATTAATAAGCTTAGGGAAACGGGAACTGAACTTTCCGCGAGTAAAGTCCTGAGCTTTACAGATGTCAGGCAGGACGCTTCCTTACAATCTGGGCATTTCAATGATTTTACCAAAACAATAAAATTGCGTTCGTCGATTTTTCAATCACTGAAGGACGCAGACGAAGGGTTTTTAGACCATACAACTATTGCGCAAAAAGTGTTTGATGTGCTCAAATTGCACGAATCCGAGTTTGCCAAAGACCCCATTTCAGAAGAGGGATTTTCTCCGGTAGTCAATAAAAACGAAGAAGCACTGAAGAAAAAATTATTTTACGATATACTCTATGATCTCAAGCTAGGTTGGCGGGTTACTATGCCCAACCTTGAACAATGCGGTTTACTTGATATCGAATACCCCCACCTCATGGATTATTGTGAGGATGAATCCGGATGGCAATCGATACCTGGTTTTAAAGAACTTGATCCTGAGAAAAGATATGAACTTGTATTTCGGATACTTGAGTACTTCAGGAAACAATATGCTATCGACCATGAGTCTCTAAGTAATAACTCCATTGAACGGAATGAGAAAGAAATCCGTGAACGATTAAAAAGTAACTGGGGGTTCGATCAGGATGAACGAATCCATCGCCCTAATTGGATGCGGTTTTCTCCGTTAACTCGAAAACCAGGTGGTCTGTCACTCACTAGTATAGGTTTGAGAAGTAAATTGGGACAATACTTAAAGGCAGACCAAGATCTTCAACCCTATGTCGACAGTAAAGATAACTATGAACAGACAATTTCATCCTTATTAGATGCCTTCCGGGGAATTTATTTCGTTTGTCAGGAAATCCCCGATAGAGGTACGGGAGAGAAAGTCCCGATCTACCGGCTCAAGATAGATTCAATGGTATGGAAAGCAGGAGATGGCTCATCCGCTTCGGCTGACCCGGTAAATTATCGCTCGTATAAATCTTTTGAAAATAACCTCAATACATATTTTCGAGATCTCTATTCTGATACTACAAATAACGATTCCCATTTAAAAAGCGCAGAACACACCGGGCAAATATCAAATGAGGACAGAATTGACCGGGAAGAAAAATTCCGTAGCGGTGAGTTAAATGCACTATTTTGTTCCCCGACAATGGAGTTAGGGATCGATATTGCTGACTTGAATGTTGTCCACATGCGTAATGTGCCCCCAAATCCGGCAAATTATGCACAGAGGAGTGGGCGGGCTGGACGAAGCGGACAAGCGGCATTGGTGTTCACGT
This Candidatus Neomarinimicrobiota bacterium DNA region includes the following protein-coding sequences:
- a CDS encoding toll/interleukin-1 receptor domain-containing protein, which encodes MEGKPVDIAISFASADKDVAEKIHSELENLGINCFRYNTTRELSQDIGYDLEEYLSNIFFREASYCLMIISKDYSQSFWTGLEIDLSVLREFMDDNQGYIIPLLIDDTIIEGITDRIKCLNFSEYNNNFKSIAEAIIANSIHNQQSDERKSPPEINPQLYKTIIEKMSKDDFEWLCINHLFENQYGLAPNFRESGIAGKGPNDEKYFAEFTVKKRGLKVEFKNSLINRIRAQQALGDTTKKRLFNEILFYSPKPIFKNKEEKNAYVKEQLMPKIIEINQDYESSTPIIHTFSHEEIIKEISAEKLSSTKYFLDSKMNEEIVKINGFNEIEYFDSENDYVTLTEEEFYRKLHDYHELLPQETRYPLLKEILENIWSSVYDDHSFALKLLLEINDEEINSVTIKRLLLPICKMSIRNPLNTEDLINYFELIRDEKISGKLKHKFGLSRVLKQLIYTRDPVLNSVKITEKLNQIVILNVQYFIKLFEDLFLRYSVGFIDIPDNFINLLKEVDVLYNERFAGSVLSNLKNYIFNPIKCSESIKQDEFVDYLQKTIKRCEDVIDLRWCISCLLRILPLYERDEEEVEYADIVESLLENVNHDLFVKSKYAQEVFLTSLLRSYYRIKKLSYLKKYEKKFLLYNENLLPEQKHYLQLEYAASLYDCFNFMKSSQLRDLRFSQLIELGEDPSKQKLLSNKLIDKKELVDIDSLDSSKVFVWLLLYISKVFGKQASSNIKSNHLNVLKYSISTNTPSVRTQLPNYIGVSFKKHKELEADLSNSYFAKSTRVFKYINKNDYWNTIHRYINKAIEGNDYDIIRNAKSIGNAIYGLFYYSDIDKNYLNELISKYKEKSIIEDKKPKLHWAYYAGILYQNASTNTEYKFLDKLWYYENLIARQTYALVLIRDKEYAPTFPEKVHTEIKNWKKYSIFAKVLNEELINPEIWNIMATTVFNHRDEGSPIMLRKSAYFYSLAKCFTRSMKVHSQKYCYNFINCQSMVYKYSNERPSDFFIKDVAAYLEKPTSKYFSHIKACTEEYFKLLSTYWNNFEKETKLSVREKLSHGWIKEYLPRNLQTKISTS
- a CDS encoding DEAD/DEAH box helicase; translated protein: MNIFDIHSQIIGEYKDFVKGFINIKDEKIQAKVDEELEGGKLWPDPLIQFNPSYKTGATVKSLCDEGMLHPELNNIFTGYELYKHQVQALKLGTADKGFIVTSGTGSGKSLTYLGTIFNYILSNPSQTGIKAIIVYPMNALINSQFEEIKKYKKNYEERTNKSFPITFGRYTGQEGQEERTRIKEDQPHILLTNYMMMELILTRNSERVLRKRFQDTIKYLVFDELHTYRGRQGSDVAMQIRRIQNHAKNKLICIGTSATMASGETSLEERRISIAEVGSKIFGADYTKEDIIDEEFELSFNPLPQNNPEKVSRLKEALEKDIDASAGESKLKMHPLGSWLESDIGLVERENKLVRREPRTLPEIVGELAALTSTSEKRVQNQLKVLLEWAERINVENKEKGERQTWLPYKLHQFLLQTGSVHVTMKPPKERDSEEDIQLDAGYYLQKDEGETIPLFPIVFSRISGHEFLCVQMADSKTRLLPRMFDEHTTEEDEEQDRLSGYILFDHENSVWGNEYLSELPASWFKKSGELKKSHENKVPKPIWVDEQGNFSFDNTDGYQRAWFIQSPLPFDPTSGIFFSGNTNEYTKLTKLGSEARSTATSVISQATINKLRETGTELSASKVLSFTDVRQDASLQSGHFNDFTKTIKLRSSIFQSLKDADEGFLDHTTIAQKVFDVLKLHESEFAKDPISEEGFSPVVNKNEEALKKKLFYDILYDLKLGWRVTMPNLEQCGLLDIEYPHLMDYCEDESGWQSIPGFKELDPEKRYELVFRILEYFRKQYAIDHESLSNNSIERNEKEIRERLKSNWGFDQDERIHRPNWMRFSPLTRKPGGLSLTSIGLRSKLGQYLKADQDLQPYVDSKDNYEQTISSLLDAFRGIYFVCQEIPDRGTGEKVPIYRLKIDSMVWKAGDGSSASADPVNYRSYKSFENNLNTYFRDLYSDTTNNDSHLKSAEHTGQISNEDRIDREEKFRSGELNALFCSPTMELGIDIADLNVVHMRNVPPNPANYAQRSGRAGRSGQAALVFTYCANYSPHDRHYFKKSKNMVAGEVLPPRLDLSNEELLTAHLNAMYLSKVGINDLEDSVANVLDFTNEQELLLKPEVREKFKLNAEQRDEIKRAFRGVIDDIVPDMDWYSEDWLEETVNHVPQAFDDSLDRWRTLYHDARQQRIRAQRVLDDPTYKSNSREKKQASIEERQARWQIHLLKNENTKFTLSEFYPFRYLASEGFLPGYNFTRLPIRAFMPSDHVSREGDYLSRPRRIALREFGPRNVVYHNGSKYTVTRMNVSDLSNKLTKAKISKKSGYILDESSFNKEVCPFTGTRLDNDDNREIIMDLVEMGEVRTISRQRISCDEEERASRGYEIDTYFKVDGSLDRVTNISLRGSADELMKMRYIPAAKLYFVNRKWRISSNKGFLIDLTTGEWSRSQDLDRAAEKEDDVSEHKLVQLYVTDTADALYLHPTRALGINRDGVITLQYALKNAIVKQFQVEPNEIRVELMGSDTESPNILLYEAAEGSLGVLKQLAEEPEKFAEVINLANAICYFDLPEEEEKKIDPATYDDLLSYYNQWYHQNIDRRLIKSALQILMEAEAVPLQKGSNRSYEEQYQYLLERIDPNSELEEKFLNYLYENGIRLPDEAQFTQGDYYVLPDFFYEPNICIFIDGSVHDKPGVKEDDEIKRRVLRKGGYQVLSYHYTGAFDSFVKDRPDIFKKVKVNK